In Vitis vinifera cultivar Pinot Noir 40024 chromosome 11, ASM3070453v1, a genomic segment contains:
- the LOC100256672 gene encoding uncharacterized protein LOC100256672 codes for MASYLSLKMKRKELEEVNDDFSDFSLSSPARKIRRLDAELPPIMEEEEHDVPVEFEQLLPEKQVENTREEVDGIPLNAERAIVLFKPVNSPLMQSPSKFSVSVDSDIISGFKNKFPWSSQPNLRKSVEDETASGERNIRVTNECLAVVPWVPSHLPQASGVKVPQIEAVELMEEAEEMEVTTMDIEDNNLNPEQQQEHGFGGMRGSESLHQWQQQHCMTPQLPQNMSTPITWFR; via the exons ATGGCTTCCTACTTGTCCTTGAAGATGAAGCGGAAGGAGCTTGAAGAGGTCAACGATGATTTCTCCGACTTCTCCTTGTCTTCTCCCGCCAGAAAAATTCGCCGACTG GATGCAGAATTGCCGCCAATAATGGAGGAAGAGGAGCATGATGTTCCTGTCGAATTTGAACAATTATTGCCTGAAAAGCAAGTTGAAAATACACGGGAGGAAGTGGATGGTATTCCATTGAATGCAGAGAGGGCTATAGTTCTCTTCAAGCCTGTTAACTCGCCATTGATGCAGTCTCCATCAAAGTTTTCAGTCTCCGTTGATTCTGATATTATTTCCGGTTTTAAGA ATAAATTTCCTTGGTCGAGCCAGCCTAATCTCAGAAAGTCAGTGGAGGATGAAACAGCAAGTGGGGAGAGAAATATTAGGGTAACAAATGAGTGCTTAGCTGTAGTTCCCTGGGTCCCTTCGCATCTCCCTCAAGCATCAGGGGTGAAGGTGCCCCAAATAGAGGCTGTGGAGTTGATGGAGGAGGCAGAAGAAATGGAGGTCACAACAATGGACATTGAAGACAACAACTTAAACCCAGAGCAACAGCAAGAACATGGATTTGGAGGAATGAGGGGAAGTGAAAGCTTACATCAATGGCAGCAGCAGCACTGTATGACTCCACAGCTTCCCCAGAACATGTCTACCCCTATTACGTGGTTCCGGTGA